A segment of the Odoribacter splanchnicus DSM 20712 genome:
CACCAGTTTATTCACCTCCCCGGTTTCGAAATCATCGGACGGCAATAGCCGCAATACTAATTTCCGGGCATTTTTCTGCAAACTGATATCTTCCCGTTTTACAACCACATTCACCTTCAGCACATTTTGATTTGCCGGCAGGATCAATTCATTTTTCTCGCCTAAAGATTTGTAATGTACACCTGCCACTGCCGGAAATTCCATATCTACATAAGTGGAATCGACCACCTTTTTGGGATCTTCCTCATCATACGTATATTTCCATTCTTTGGTCACTTGCTCGAATCTGACGGTACGGGGAAAATCCGTCACTTCTCCTACCGAAATGATTTCGATTCGTACAGTATCTTCCTGTTTGCTTTCGGGATAATAAGCAAAAGTGTATACCTCTTCGGCCTTTGTCTTAAATTGTATCCGATCTGTTCCTTCGAAGGACATATATTCTTCCGAACAACTACAAATCATCAAGCAAGCCATCCCTATTCCCAATAAATATTTTAATTTCATACGTTCAAGCTTTTAATTATTCAAACTTAATTTCACTTTTCGGCAAAGGCAAAACATAAACTTCCTTGCTTCCTTCTATGTCGGTCCAAAGGATCGTTTTATCGCCCCTGCGTTTGGTCTGGAAAAACTGCTGTCCTTCTCCGTAAAATTCCTTCTGGTATTCTTTAGCCACAAAGGCATTTTTCAAGTCGACAGTTGCAACATTTATCACAGAGATATTCCGGGCAACGACCAACTCGTCGACCAAGGGTTTATACTTCGCTTCCTGATCGGTACATTCGATCGCGATCAAATACATCTCGTACAAACGGATCAACGGCACTTCTTGCAAACCGGCATCAGGCATGCCTTCCTGTTTATATTTCTCCAGAATATAGCGGGTTCCCGCTTTTTCGGTAACCTCATTCCATAAATAACGAGGGCGGAAATCGGTAACATCCGACTCGAAAATATCGGTTTTCACCTTGTTTTGATCCTGTTGTACTCCACCGGCATTTAAAAAATACCCAGAAACGATATCGTTCAGATTATAGACATGCAAAGAAAAAAGATGCTCCGGGGAAGCAATATTGTCTTTTGCAGCAAAATCTCCCCCTTGATTCAATCTGAAATTTTTGTTGGCAATAACCCGACCGGCGTACTCCGCTGCTTTGGGTTTATCCTGAATCCACAGGTAAAAACGGGCTTTCAATGCCAACACCGCCCAATAATTCAAGCGGTTTTGCCGATAACTGAAAAATTCATCGTTCATCCCTTTTTCTTCCACTTCTTTCAACAGACCTTCGGCCTCATTCAAATCTTTTTCCAGATAGCCCACATACTCTTCCCAGGTATTTACTTCATGATAATTTTTAGATACCGTACGTACATAAGACAATATCCTGTCTTTTGTCTGTTCACCCGGTATCGGGCCGAACAGCCGCAAAATATCCAGATGGCAGAAAGCCCTCATCGCCAATGCCTCTCCTTTGATCAGGTCATGCATATCTGAAGTCAAAACCCCATTATCCACATAATCGAGCAGATTATTGATGTTGACGATCGTATTGTAAAATTTTCCGTAAATCTCTTCGATCAATTCTTCGACTTCAGTATTTTTATAATCATAAGCGGCGGTATACCCATCGATTGCCTGCGGATTCGTCTTCCAATGCTGAGCCAGATTCTCACAAAACTCCATGGTCAACGTTTTACCATACAGCTTGCTGTCTTTCAACATAATATAATTACCGATCAAAGCATTCTTAAAACCATTTTCATCCGAAAACATCTCTTTTTGCTCGACTTTATCTTTCGGATTGACGCTCAACCAATCGCTACATCCGGTTCCTAAGAGGAGGTAGCCTATTATCATATAATAAATCGTCCTTTTCATATTGCTGAAATTTTAAAATGTTGCTGAAAGAGAGAAAGTAAACCTCCGGGAAAAAGGATAGGCGATACCTCTTTCCTGTTTGATGCTCGATACGCGGAATAAATTATCCGTATTAAAAGAGAGAGACAAATATTGGGTTCCCAGGTGTTTTTTCACCCAAGGCTGTAAGAAATCATATTTTATCTGTATGCTCTGACATTCGAGGGTATTCTCTTTTTGCACGAAACGGGATGACATTTGAGTTTCCTGCGTATTCTTGATATCTTTAAAGAAAGTATGATCCCCCGGATTTACCCAACGGTCTTTATACACCCTCCGGTCTACATTGTATCTGGTATCCGCATTTTCTACCCGGTCCACCAAGGTTGAATTGTATTGAGATCCTCCCAGACGATAACCGAAAGACAGGTTCACACTCAAATCGCGGAAAGTAAACATGGTATTGATGTTCCCTCTGAATTTAGGATCGGTTACTCCACAGGCCACTTTATCACGGGCATCCCAATTGAATGTGACATTACCGAAGCGGTCGATAAACAATTCCTGTCCGGTACTGGGATCGATCCCCAGCGAAGGGACGACATAGATGGTCCGCAAAGCCTCTCCTTCCCGATACATGAAATTCGGGTTAGATCCGCCTTGTAATTCCAATTCCTCGTTGGCCACTTTCAATGCCTCGGAGATTTTGACTATCTCGTTCTTTTCATGAATAAAACTGGCAGATACCGACCAAATGATATTCTTTTCCGTATTCCGGATGGGATATCCTGACAAAGCAACTTCAACTCCCTTATTCTTCACTTTACCGACATTATCCGTATAACTAGGGAAACCATTCGTCAAGGGAAGGTACATTTCAGACAACAAATTATTAGTCTGATTTGTATATACATCGGCTGTCACTTTCAAGCGGTTATGGAATGCTCCGACTTCCAATCCGAAGTTCCATTTGTCGGTCTTCTGCCATTCCAAGTCCTCATTGGCCAGACCTTGCAGGTGGCTTCCAAACCAATACCGATACCGATCGTCGGTATAATATTCATAAGTAGCAAGGGCCTGATAAGCATCGAAATTCACCGATCCGGTCACCGCATAAGAACCCCGCAATTTCAGACGATCCAGCCACAATATATTTTCCATAAACTTTTCTTTATGAATATTCCAACCGATTCCGAAAGAATAGAAGGGCGCAAAGCGCTTCGAGCTACCGAACTGGGAGGCCCCGTCCATACGATAAGCCACGTCGGCGAAATAACGATTGTCGTAGATGTAATTCACATTCCCCGTCACACCGATACGCCGGTTGAGCGATTCGGATCCGGTAGGTTTTCCATCTTTCTGATACTGAAGAGCCATCGACAAAAATTTAATATTGGATTGGGGAAAACCCTCTACCTGAAAAGTATAAGAATGCGATTTTTCCTGAGCAACATTGTAATCCAAACCGACATAGAGCTCGTGTTTTTCTTTAAAGTTACGGGAATAGCTTAAAGTCAGACTCCAATCATAACTAAAGCTTTTCCCTGAAGAATAGATATATTCTCCTTTACGGAAAATCTGTTCATCCGAATAATCCTTAAATTTGGTATGGTCGGCAGGTTTAAAATTATCATAATCATTCACCTGTTTCGATAATCCGATGCGTGAACGTAAAGTCAGGCTTTCCCAAGGTTTCCATTCTACATCGAAATTATTGGTAATAGTCGTATAGGTTTTTTTATCGACCAAATCGAGCGTAGCATTGTAAAGCGGATTTTCAGGGGCTGTAGTCCAAAAATCTCCTTTTTGTTCGAGTTCTTTCAACACTTTACCGTCTTCTCCGCGTTCCCGCCAGTAAGGGTTGAGTTTCACATACTGATCGAAAGATCCGTAAGGTGATTCATTCGATTCACTCAATCCGACTTCGAGGTTATTGCGGAACAATAATTTTCCTTGCTGGTACATCAGATTAATATTTCCATTAAAGGTTTTCCGGTCGGACCCTTTCATCACCCCCAGGATATCGTTATATTGAACAGAAGCAGAATAACGGAAGCCGTCATTCCCACCTCCTTCCAAACGCAGGTTGTGCTTGTGACCGACACCCGTACGCAAAGGCTTCGACAACCAATAGGTATCGACTCCCCGTTCTATTTCCTGTTTGATTCTGGCCTGCCTTTTCCTCAACGCCATTTCTATATGGGCCCATTCGTCTTTATACAAACCGGCATTCTCTTCCAACTGAAGTTTTTCGGCAGCATTCAATACATCGTAATCGCTCAGATCAGGCACCTCGATATTCACACTTCCCCGATAAGACAACCTCAATTTTCCAGCCTCGGGTTGTTTAGTCTCGATGACAATCACTCCATTAGCTCCCCGGGATCCATAAATCGCGGTAGCCGAACCGTCTTTCAACAAAGTCACTGAACTAATATCCTCGTCGTTTAAATCCAGCATCCGGGTGAGACTGATCTCAAAACCATCCAGGATTATCAAGGGAGTATTCAAATCTACTTTCGTTTCATTTTTCAGGTCCTCTACCGTCGGTAAACTGGAAGTTCCCCGGATCTGTACTTCCGGTAAATGGTTCGGATCTGCCCCATAGACATTGTTTTCGATAATATTGAAGGTCGGATCGATATTTTTCAACGTAGATAATAAATTACGTCCCCGAAAAGATTTCAGTTCTTTCTCCGTAATTGTCGATACCGAACCGGTAAAACTCTCCTGAGATTTCTTAAAAATACCGGTTACCACAACTTCATCCATTTCGGCCACTTCCTCCTCTAATTTTATTTTCAATTCACTTTGGCCATTATACCGAACTTCCAAGGGTTTCATCCCGACAAAAGAAAAAGCCAATACAACCTCTTTGGTATCGGGTAATTCGAAACGGAATTTACCGTTCACATCGGTAGAGACTCCGAGCTGAGTTCCTTTGATCCGTACGGTTACACCAGGCAAGGGTGTACCCCGGACATCCGTTACCTGTCCCTGGATAACCTGTACCTGTTTCGTCTGGGTAACCTCATCGAGTTTACGGATAATAATGGTCTTATCCGTAATATCGTACACCAGCTTCGTCCCTTGTAAACAGTTTTTCAATACCTCCTCGATCGTTGCATCCTTCATTTGTACATTCCGTTGAGTGATCCCTACCAAATCGGCATCACTATACACAAAACTAAAGTCAGAATGAAGGCGGATTTCCTGAATCACTTCTTTGAGGGTTGCATTTTGTAAATTCAGGTCCAAACGCAACTGTTGTGCATAGACATTTGCTTTTATCTGCAAGGTCAATAGCAGTAAAAAAATAAAACTCGCTTTCATCACTAAAAAATGAATGATTTTTCTACACCCCGGACTAGGGTATAAAGACTTTTTTTTCATAATTTTGTATTTAAAGTTCAACAAACGCTCATTATCTGTTAGCAGCAGAAATGAACATGAATTTCAGGGCAGTGTTAGCAGCACTGCCTTTGTATTATCTGACAATCACTGTATTTTTATTTATTTCGAATTGTATTTTTCCTGTACTCTGCATTAGTTCCAGTACCTGAGCAAATTTCTCATGCTTCCGGATATTCAAAGAAAAAGGTATTTCTTTTGCTGCGGAAGTGGCATAAAACACCTCGAATGAATACCAACGCCCCAAGTCTTTCAAAATCCGCTCTAATGAACAATTATCGAACACCAATCGTCCGTCTTTCCAACCCACAAACAACTCAGTATCCACAGCAGCCACTTTCACGGCCTCTGTTTGTTTATCGAACACAGCTTGCTCCGAAGGTTTCAACTCATACACCTGTTTCCCGGCCGACACATTTACCCGGCCCGAGACCAGGGTCGTACGAATTTCTCTTTCATCGGCATAAGCCCTGATACCGAAAGTAGTGCCCAACACGTTGACCTGCATACCGCCGATATCGACGACAAACGGTTTCTCCGGATTTCGTTTTACCTCGAAATAAGCTTCTCCTTCCAATTTCACTTTGCGCAGATCGCCCGAAAACAGTACGGGATATTTCAAGCTGGATTCGGCATTCAAAAACACCTTCGAGCCATCGGCTAAAACCAAAGTATACTCTCCTCCCCGGGGCACTTTTAAGGTATGATATTCTTCCCCTCCCTTTACTCCCTCTTCACAATATTTCAAAGAATCGGACCTCACCTCCCAATGTCCCCCCTGTATTTGTCCCCGGACAGCTGTTTCCCCCAAATCGATACTCGTTCCGTCGGCCAACTC
Coding sequences within it:
- a CDS encoding RagB/SusD family nutrient uptake outer membrane protein; translated protein: MKRTIYYMIIGYLLLGTGCSDWLSVNPKDKVEQKEMFSDENGFKNALIGNYIMLKDSKLYGKTLTMEFCENLAQHWKTNPQAIDGYTAAYDYKNTEVEELIEEIYGKFYNTIVNINNLLDYVDNGVLTSDMHDLIKGEALAMRAFCHLDILRLFGPIPGEQTKDRILSYVRTVSKNYHEVNTWEEYVGYLEKDLNEAEGLLKEVEEKGMNDEFFSYRQNRLNYWAVLALKARFYLWIQDKPKAAEYAGRVIANKNFRLNQGGDFAAKDNIASPEHLFSLHVYNLNDIVSGYFLNAGGVQQDQNKVKTDIFESDVTDFRPRYLWNEVTEKAGTRYILEKYKQEGMPDAGLQEVPLIRLYEMYLIAIECTDQEAKYKPLVDELVVARNISVINVATVDLKNAFVAKEYQKEFYGEGQQFFQTKRRGDKTILWTDIEGSKEVYVLPLPKSEIKFE
- a CDS encoding SusC/RagA family TonB-linked outer membrane protein, which gives rise to MKKKSLYPSPGCRKIIHFLVMKASFIFLLLLTLQIKANVYAQQLRLDLNLQNATLKEVIQEIRLHSDFSFVYSDADLVGITQRNVQMKDATIEEVLKNCLQGTKLVYDITDKTIIIRKLDEVTQTKQVQVIQGQVTDVRGTPLPGVTVRIKGTQLGVSTDVNGKFRFELPDTKEVVLAFSFVGMKPLEVRYNGQSELKIKLEEEVAEMDEVVVTGIFKKSQESFTGSVSTITEKELKSFRGRNLLSTLKNIDPTFNIIENNVYGADPNHLPEVQIRGTSSLPTVEDLKNETKVDLNTPLIILDGFEISLTRMLDLNDEDISSVTLLKDGSATAIYGSRGANGVIVIETKQPEAGKLRLSYRGSVNIEVPDLSDYDVLNAAEKLQLEENAGLYKDEWAHIEMALRKRQARIKQEIERGVDTYWLSKPLRTGVGHKHNLRLEGGGNDGFRYSASVQYNDILGVMKGSDRKTFNGNINLMYQQGKLLFRNNLEVGLSESNESPYGSFDQYVKLNPYWRERGEDGKVLKELEQKGDFWTTAPENPLYNATLDLVDKKTYTTITNNFDVEWKPWESLTLRSRIGLSKQVNDYDNFKPADHTKFKDYSDEQIFRKGEYIYSSGKSFSYDWSLTLSYSRNFKEKHELYVGLDYNVAQEKSHSYTFQVEGFPQSNIKFLSMALQYQKDGKPTGSESLNRRIGVTGNVNYIYDNRYFADVAYRMDGASQFGSSKRFAPFYSFGIGWNIHKEKFMENILWLDRLKLRGSYAVTGSVNFDAYQALATYEYYTDDRYRYWFGSHLQGLANEDLEWQKTDKWNFGLEVGAFHNRLKVTADVYTNQTNNLLSEMYLPLTNGFPSYTDNVGKVKNKGVEVALSGYPIRNTEKNIIWSVSASFIHEKNEIVKISEALKVANEELELQGGSNPNFMYREGEALRTIYVVPSLGIDPSTGQELFIDRFGNVTFNWDARDKVACGVTDPKFRGNINTMFTFRDLSVNLSFGYRLGGSQYNSTLVDRVENADTRYNVDRRVYKDRWVNPGDHTFFKDIKNTQETQMSSRFVQKENTLECQSIQIKYDFLQPWVKKHLGTQYLSLSFNTDNLFRVSSIKQERGIAYPFSRRFTFSLSATF
- a CDS encoding FecR family protein, with protein sequence MNIKTQRHLSRLIFRYLRDQLNEEESRELERWRAASEAHELLFRRLLSSAHWQRSIGRFVKNESDTQSEWEIIRQRTVGRDRGKRTIRWYRYAAAIFLPLLIASGYFIKLSRTPQEKTLVSVPFIPGKSYAVLELADGTSIDLGETAVRGQIQGGHWEVRSDSLKYCEEGVKGGEEYHTLKVPRGGEYTLVLADGSKVFLNAESSLKYPVLFSGDLRKVKLEGEAYFEVKRNPEKPFVVDIGGMQVNVLGTTFGIRAYADEREIRTTLVSGRVNVSAGKQVYELKPSEQAVFDKQTEAVKVAAVDTELFVGWKDGRLVFDNCSLERILKDLGRWYSFEVFYATSAAKEIPFSLNIRKHEKFAQVLELMQSTGKIQFEINKNTVIVR
- a CDS encoding DUF4843 domain-containing protein — its product is MKLKYLLGIGMACLMICSCSEEYMSFEGTDRIQFKTKAEEVYTFAYYPESKQEDTVRIEIISVGEVTDFPRTVRFEQVTKEWKYTYDEEDPKKVVDSTYVDMEFPAVAGVHYKSLGEKNELILPANQNVLKVNVVVKREDISLQKNARKLVLRLLPSDDFETGEVNKLVKSITISDKLERPTRWRDNDYYYQRYLGNWSEAKHRFMIDVTGQKWDNNFLAYIINNYDTWTLRDYYLAKIKKELAEYNADPKNNPPLKDENGKEVVFP